A section of the Struthio camelus isolate bStrCam1 chromosome 18, bStrCam1.hap1, whole genome shotgun sequence genome encodes:
- the EIF6 gene encoding eukaryotic translation initiation factor 6: protein MAVRASFENNNELGCFAKLTNAYCLVAIGGSENFYSVFEGELFGAIPVVHASIAGCRIIGRLCVGNRHGLLVPSSTTDQELQHIRNSLPDSVRIQRVEERLSALGNVTTCNDYVALVHPDLDRETEEILADVLKVEVFRQTVADQVLVGSYCVFSNQGGIVHPKTSTDDQDELSSLLQVPLVAGTVNRGSEVIAAGMVVNDWCAFCGLDTTSTELSVIESVFRLNEAQPSTIATSMRDSLIDSLT from the exons ATGGCTGTTCGCGCCAGCTTCGAGAACAACAACGAGCTGGGCTGCTTCGCCAAGCTCACCAACGCCTACTGCCTCGTGGCCATCGGCGGCTCCGAGAACTTCTACAG CGTCTTCGAGGGGGAGCTCTTCGGCGCCATCCCGGTGGTGCACGCCTCCATCGCCGGCTGCCGCATCATCGGCCGCCTCTGTGTCG GGAACAGACATGGACTGTTAGTCCCAAGCAGTACAACAGACCAAGAGCTTCAACATATCCGCAATAGTCTTCCAGATTCTGTACGAATTCAGCGAGTAGAAGAGCGACTCTCAGCTCTGGGCAATGTCACTACTTGCAATGACTATGTAGCTCTTGTTCATCCAGATCTTGACAGG GAGACAGAAGAGATCTTGGCAGATGTGCTAAAAGTTGAGGTTTTCAGGCAAACGGTAGCAGATCAGGTGCTGGTAGGAAGTTACTGTGTTTTTAGTAATCAAGGAGGAATTGTGCACCCCAAAACCTCAACTGATGATCAGGATGAACTCTCTTCATTGCTTCAGGTCCCACTTGTG GCAGGAACAGTGAATCGTGGCAGTGAGGTAATTGCAGCAGGAATGGTTGTAAATGACTGGTGTGCCTTTTGCGGGCTGGATACAACCAGTACTGAACTCTCTGTTATTGAGAGTGTCTTCAGATTGAATGAAGCTCAGCCAAGTACCATTGCTACAAGCATGAGAGATTCCTTGATTGACAG cTTGACATGA